One genomic segment of Clavelina lepadiformis chromosome 3, kaClaLepa1.1, whole genome shotgun sequence includes these proteins:
- the LOC143450190 gene encoding prostamide/prostaglandin F synthase-like, protein MALILKKIASNTITKIPSGETSTVQSLWENNDVVIYFLRRFGCPVCRWISHNLSQIKPVLDENNVKLVGIGPETNGSKEFVDQKVFAGDIYVDEKKQCYKDLEYKTISLLGAVGSALDKKVRELADKAKKDSLGGNFKGDFNQMGGLLIVKKGGTDILMNYKQQSASDYVENQAILEALGIDATAKSSEGAAPVCSRDASSL, encoded by the exons ATGgcattaattttaaagaaaatagcttcaaacaCAATCACAAAGATTCCATCTGGAGAG ACTTCAACAGTTCAGTCTCTGTGGGAAAACAATGATGTTGTAATTTACTTCTTAAGAAGATTTGGTTGCCCTGTATGCAGATGGATTTCACACAACCTCAGTCaaataaaaccagttttgGACGAGAATAACGTCAAACTTGTTGGCATTGGACCGGAGACTAATGGATCAAAAGAATTTGTTGACCAAAAAGTATTTGCTGGAG ATATTTATGTAGATGAGAAAAAACAATGTTATAAAGATTTGGAATACAAAACCATTTCTCTTCTCGGGGCTGTTGGGTCTGCCCTTGACAAGAAGGTTAGAGAATTGGCTGACAAGGCTAAAAAAGACAGCCTTGGTGGTAATTTCAAAGGCGACTTTAATCAAATGGGAGGTTTACTGATTGTGAAGAAAG GTGGCACAGATATCTTAATGAATTATAAACAACAGAGTGCAAGTGATTATGTTGAAAATCAAGCCATCTTGGAAGCACTTGGAATAGATGCAACCGCCAAATCAAGTGAAGGAGCTGCACCTGTG TGTTCCAGAGATGCCAGTTCTCTGTGA
- the LOC143450680 gene encoding ficolin-2-like produces the protein MVNETTQVSVVNLEIMKLSIVFILLALFRTLVSSQQCRQVTVCNDDMINRDVTKGDKGDVGVPGKAGSRGLKGEPGEIGQKGIQGESCSLGSFGDKLMEKLTRLEELLTVTTTPSTTTTSSTITTTPAVAPAAGPESCDASSINGVQTLQSGDEVLCEDGWIVFQRRIDGSADFQRNWNDYKSGFGQMTGEFWLGLDTIYRLAQNGNCRLKVELWDFDDVYKYANYNGFSIDDESNLYRLHIGSYSGTAGDSLTYSNNRPFTTRDRDNDEKSAGNCAEEYGGSGGWWYGHCRLSTLNAVWGHSTSRGNIEWLGFKNYEGLKATKMMFRCD, from the exons ATGGTAAACGAAACTACTCAAGTAAGCGTCGTAAATCTTGAAATTATGAAGTTATCaatcgtttttattttgttggcATTGTTTCGGACGTTGGTTTCTTCTCAACAATGCAGGCAG GTAACGGTATGTAATGATGACATGATCAACCGTGACGTTACGAAAGGTGACAAAGGTGATGTCGGGGTTCCAGGAAAAGCTGGAAGCAGGGGATTAAAAGGAGAGCCTGGAGAAATTGGACAAAAAGGTATTCAAGGAGAATCTTGCTCACTGGGGTCATTCGGGGACAAATTAATGGAGAAATTGACAC GTTTGGAAGAACTATTGACAGTAACAACTACTCCTTCTACTACAACCACGTCATCAACAATCACAACCACGCCAGCAGTAGCGCCCGCTGCTGGCCCTGAATCATGTGATGCGTCATCAATCAATGGCGTGCAAACTTTGCAAAGCGGCGACGAAGTGCTGTGTGAAGATGGATGGATT GTTTTCCAAAGACGCATAGACGGAAGTGCAGACTTCCAAAGAAATTGGAATGATTACAAATCAGGATTCGGACAAATGACTGGAGAATTTTGGTTAG GCCTGGACACAATTTATCGACTGGCGCAAAATGGCAACTGCCGATTGAAGGTCGAACTTTGGGACTTTGATGATGTCTACAAATACGCTAATTACAA TGGATTCTCAATTGATGATGAAAGTAATCTCTATCGTCTTCACATCGGTTCATACAGTGGTACTGCAGGCGACTCATTGACTTATAGCAACAATCGTCCTTTTACAACCCGTGATCGAGATAACGATGAGAAATC TGCTGGCAACTGTGCTGAAGAATATGGAGGAAGTGGTGGCTGGTGGTACGGACATTGCCGTCTTTCTACTTTAAACGCTGTTTGGGGTCATTCCACTTCTCGAGGAAATATCGAATGGCTGGGGTTTAAGAACTATGAAGGATTGAAGGCAACTAAAATGATGTTCCGATGTgattaa